A single genomic interval of Piliocolobus tephrosceles isolate RC106 chromosome 7, ASM277652v3, whole genome shotgun sequence harbors:
- the COMMD5 gene encoding COMM domain-containing protein 5: MSAAGAAAPYLHHPGDSHSGRVSFLGAQLPPEVAAMARLLGDLDRSTFRRLLKLVVSSLQGEDCREAVQRLWVSADLPEERLGALLAGMHTLLQQALRLPPASLKPDTFRDQLQELCIPQDLVGDLASVVFGSQRPLLDSVAQQQGAWLPHVADFRWRVDVAISTSALARSLQPSVLMQLKLSDGSAYRFEVPTAKFQELRYSVALVLKEMADLEKRCERRLQD, from the coding sequence ATGTCTGCTGCGGGGGCTGCAGCTCCGTACCTGCATCATCCTGGTGATAGTCACAGTGGCCGAGTGAGTTTCTTGGGGGCCCAGCTTCCTCCAGAGGTGGCAGCAATGGCCCGGCTACTAGGGGACCTAGACAGGAGCACGTTCAGaaggttgctgaagcttgtggtCAGCAGCCTGCAGGGGGAGGACTGCCGAGAGGCTGTGCAGCGTCTTTGGGTCAGCGCCGACCTGCCGGAGGAGCGGCTGGGTGCCCTGTTGGCAGGCATGCACACGCTGCTCCAGCAAGCCCTCCGTCTGCCCCCCGCCAGCCTGAAGCCTGACACCTTCAGGGACCAGCTGCAGGAGCTCTGCATCCCCCAAGACCTGGTCGGGGACTTGGCCAGCGTGGTATTTGGGAGCCAGCGGCCCCTCCTTGATTCCGTGGCCCAGCAGCAGGGGGCCTGGCTGCCCCATGTTGCTGACTTTCGGTGGCGGGTGGATGTAGCAATCTCCACCAGTGCCCTGGCTCGCTCCCTGCAGCCCAGCGTCCTGATGCAGCTGAAGCTTTCAGATGGGTCAGCATACCGCTTCGAGGTCCCCACAGCCAAATTCCAGGAGCTGCGGTACAGCGTGGCTCTGGTCCTAAAGGAGATGGCAGATCTGGAGAAGAGGTGTGAGCGCAGACTGCAGGACTGA